A part of Olleya sp. Bg11-27 genomic DNA contains:
- a CDS encoding phosphatidylserine decarboxylase family protein, translating to MFHKEGFKIIAITFLLVGILAVVVDKFVSLQWLQYLLFFTLFVFLFLILQFFRNPKRITSLNDNTVVSPVDGKVVVIEEVFEPEYFKEKRLQVSVFMSPINVHVTRYPIGGQVAYSKYHPGKYLVAWHPKASTENERTTVVVDNPSYGKVLYRQIAGALAKRIVNYAKEGDAAIQGTDSGFIKFGSRVDLFLPLDTNIKVTLNQKVKGGESIIAEI from the coding sequence ATGTTTCATAAAGAAGGTTTTAAAATAATTGCAATCACCTTTTTATTGGTGGGTATTCTAGCAGTAGTCGTAGATAAATTTGTATCCCTTCAATGGTTACAGTATTTATTATTTTTTACACTATTTGTTTTTCTATTTCTTATACTTCAATTTTTCAGAAACCCAAAAAGAATAACGTCTCTAAATGACAATACAGTGGTCTCCCCTGTCGATGGTAAAGTTGTTGTTATTGAAGAAGTTTTTGAACCTGAATATTTTAAAGAAAAGCGCCTACAAGTCAGCGTATTTATGTCTCCTATTAATGTTCACGTCACCCGTTATCCAATTGGAGGGCAAGTGGCTTACAGCAAATATCATCCAGGAAAATATTTAGTTGCTTGGCATCCAAAAGCGAGTACAGAAAATGAACGTACCACAGTTGTTGTAGACAACCCCTCTTACGGTAAAGTATTATACAGACAAATTGCCGGAGCTTTAGCTAAACGTATTGTCAATTATGCCAAAGAAGGAGACGCTGCAATACAAGGTACAGACTCGGGTTTTATTAAGTTTGGGTCAAGAGTAGATTTATTTTTACCTTTGGATACTAATATCAAGGTCACTTTAAATCAAAAAGTTAAAGGAGGCGAAAGTATTATCGCCGAAATATAA
- a CDS encoding acyl-CoA-binding protein, which translates to MTTEELNTIFEDAVERINAHTEPFPADFLLRLYAYYKKATNNYESPSSKKRIINAFKANALFQIKDITTDQAKETYIELVDNYFLYRK; encoded by the coding sequence ATGACTACCGAAGAGTTAAATACAATTTTTGAAGATGCTGTAGAGCGTATAAACGCGCATACCGAACCTTTTCCTGCAGACTTCCTGCTTCGGTTATATGCATACTACAAAAAAGCAACAAACAACTACGAAAGCCCAAGCAGTAAAAAGCGTATTATAAATGCTTTTAAAGCGAATGCATTGTTTCAAATTAAAGACATTACAACAGACCAAGCTAAAGAAACTTACATAGAATTGGTCGACAATTACTTTTTATATAGAAAATAG